The genomic window TGAAGAAGAAGTTCAAAATATTATTAATCATATTAGTACTAAATTTTTAATTGTACTAATGATTATTACACTCATAACTATTGTTATTGCGCCAGTAGTTATCTTCATGTTCGCATGGGGTTTTTATTTTGATGAAGATTTAACAAAATTTAACCTTGCATCAGACATGTTGCGCATTACCTTCCCTTATCTTCTATTAATATCATTAACCGCTCTCTCTGGGAGCATCTTAAACACTTACGATAGATTTTCTGTGCCTGCATTTACACCAGTATTACTTAATATTTCGATGATTTTATCCAGTGTTTATTTATCTCAACACTTAGATGAACCTATTATGGCACTTGCTTGGGGAGTTCTAATTGGCGGCGTCTTGCAATTACTATTTCAAATTCCTTTTTTGATTAAAATTCGAAAATTACCAAAATTAGTTAAAGGCAATCATAAAGCGGTGAAAAAACTTAGAAACCGAATGCTGCCTGCATTATTCGGCGTATCAGTTTCTCAAATAAATCTACTTATTGATACAATGATTGCCTCTGTTTTAGTTAGTGGCAGTGTTTCTTGGCTGTATTATTCCGATCGTTTACTGGAACTGCCCTTGGCGCTTATTGGTATCGCTTTAGCTACAGTGGCACTTGCTAAGCTTAGCAAGCATTATGCTAACAAAGATCATCAGCAATTCACCCGAACCATTGATTATGCATTAAAGATTGGTTTAATTTTAGGCTTGCCTGCTTGTGCAGGTTTAATACTGCTTGCCGAGCCTTTAATGGTTAGTTTATTTCAGTATGATGCTTTTACTGTGTTTGCTGCACAACAATCTTCTCTAAGCTTAATGGCTTATGGGTCAGGCTTGGTGGCCTTTATTTTGGTTAAGATTTTAGCCCCAGTTTTCTTAGCAAGAGGTGACACCAAGACTCCTGTAAAAGCTGGCGTTGCTGCCATGCTGTCAAATGTTTTTTTAAACGGTATTCTTGGCTATTATTTTGACCATGTTGGTTTGGCAGTGGCTACGTCAATTTCTGCTGTAATTAATGGATCACTCCTATATTACTATTTAAGAAAACAATCAATTTTTACTTTTTCTCATGATTTAACCAAAATATTTTTTAAAGTTTTAGCAGCAAGCTTTATAATGGTGATCTTTATTTTGAACTTTGATCAAGCACATAGCGCCTATATCAATGCCGATGCATTTTCTAGGATTACAACGCTACTCACCACTGTTTGTTTGTCAGCGTTCATTTACTTTTTAAGCCTAAGAGTCTTAGGTATCAGGATGAGAAAATTATGAATACTGTGAATTGTGTAAAACTTAACGAAGTGCTTGAAGCGCTAGATCGTGCACCCTACCCAGGGGAGCTTGGGCAAAGAATTTTGGCCAATGTCTCTAAACAAGGTTGGCAACAATGGCTTGAACATCAAACTATGGTTATCAATGAAAACAATTTAAGCATGATGGATCC from Candidatus Thioglobus sp. includes these protein-coding regions:
- the murJ gene encoding murein biosynthesis integral membrane protein MurJ, which produces MDKSFLKSSGIVTGMTFLSRILGLVRDYFIAKYFGANGLTDAFLVAFRIPNFLRRLFGEGAFSQAFVPILAEAKAQETEEEVQNIINHISTKFLIVLMIITLITIVIAPVVIFMFAWGFYFDEDLTKFNLASDMLRITFPYLLLISLTALSGSILNTYDRFSVPAFTPVLLNISMILSSVYLSQHLDEPIMALAWGVLIGGVLQLLFQIPFLIKIRKLPKLVKGNHKAVKKLRNRMLPALFGVSVSQINLLIDTMIASVLVSGSVSWLYYSDRLLELPLALIGIALATVALAKLSKHYANKDHQQFTRTIDYALKIGLILGLPACAGLILLAEPLMVSLFQYDAFTVFAAQQSSLSLMAYGSGLVAFILVKILAPVFLARGDTKTPVKAGVAAMLSNVFLNGILGYYFDHVGLAVATSISAVINGSLLYYYLRKQSIFTFSHDLTKIFFKVLAASFIMVIFILNFDQAHSAYINADAFSRITTLLTTVCLSAFIYFLSLRVLGIRMRKL
- a CDS encoding oxidative damage protection protein, with amino-acid sequence MNTVNCVKLNEVLEALDRAPYPGELGQRILANVSKQGWQQWLEHQTMVINENNLSMMDPDAQNYLKEQMDKFFFSEEGADDVQGYTPKS